Within the Oreochromis niloticus isolate F11D_XX linkage group LG14, O_niloticus_UMD_NMBU, whole genome shotgun sequence genome, the region TGAAGGATGATCAGGGGGGAGCTAGAACTCCCACTCTGAGGGATCCTCTTTGCTGGCAGCCTTCTCCAGCCTGTGGATGATGTTATTGAGATTGGCTGCTTTCTTCTTGCGCAGATTGTTGTCCCTGGGGTTCCTGGCAGGGCCAGAGGCTGGGATGTTAGTACTAGAGGCAGAGCTACTGGAGGATGCCTCTGTGAGGCTGAAAAGCCCCAGTCCACCCTGCCCACCACTGGAGCCCGGCCCGGCCAAGCCTGTGGCGGTGCAGTCTAACTGGGCAGGGGAATTATTAGAGCCCCCTGCCTCAGACTCAGCCTCCATGTCGTGGTCTTTGCATGCTCCTCTGTGATCCTCCAGGCCAATGCCCAGAGATTGGCGTGTCTCCACTGTGCCCTCAGATTCCGTCCCATCGCAGCTGTCCCCTTCTCCTGATTTGGACCCACGGAGGGAAGGCGATCCCGCTTCGCTGCCAGGCCCTACCCCTCCAGCTGCCTGGATCTCCTCTATGAAGAGCTCTCGCCGGATACGTGACCTAAGAGGGAAACATGAGTTCAGTCACGCTACTTAAATCCTGAAATTCAATTTGTGGAATGCAATACACTCTACCACTGTCAAAATATTTTCGATGAACAGGGAACAGCTTACGACTTTTCACTAACagtgcaacaaaaacacaatgtgaTCTGGCAGAGTCATACACAAAGATTTAGACAATTCATTTATCCGCAGATAAAGTCAAGACAAACCCACTAATGTATTTCAATAAAATGAGGAATTTGAACAGAGGTACTATTCACAACCACATGAGATCCTTATCGTGTTAACTTCATGTAAACTATATCAAATCCATCAGAGAGCAGCTAATAAACGCAGAGCAACAGAAAGAATTTAGCACGAgtgcatctttttttcttctaaatgcTGACCTGTAGTTATGGAACCAGTTGATAACAGTACTGGTCTTTAGGTTGAGCTGGGAGGCCAGCTCCTCAATGGTTTTGGGGGAGGGATAGGGCTTCTGCTGATAAGCCTTTTTCAGAGCCTCCTTCTCCTCAGGGCCCAGCACCACCCTGGGCTtcttcagctgctgctgcccTGGGCTCTGGGAGCCCTGCATGTACTCTGACCCCACCAAGCCTCCGTCCACAGAATGGCCATCACTCAAGGAGCTCAGCCGCCTCTTCATGTAAGCTGGACGGGAAAGAGGGAGAAATGGGTCATCCAGTGAATACATTAATAAATCTACAAATAAATGGGAGTTTCAATGATAAAGCTGGCAACACTAGTAAAAACCACAGGTGCAGACTACAGTGCATAACAGAGACATTTCAATACAAGTGAAggattaaatttaaaaatgcataaatagCTGTACCACATGACATATATGCAGTTATATAAAATGTACTGCATTAACATATaaagagagcagagcagcagagaggTGGGACTTCAGCTGGAACATAAACAGGTAAAAGATTTGTCAGCAAGGCTCGCCGTTCAATAAGAAAACACTGATTGCCTTTGAATTTCCGCTGTTAATGTGTAATCGTGTTTCCATCAAAAGCACTGAGGCAGGAGATGTAGTCTCTCTTCTCGACAATAACCCCTATTACTGAGCTCTGAATCAGCTGCAGTTGAGCCAACTTCAATGCAGATTAGCAGGATGATGACAAAGACTTGGAGTAATAAAGCTGCTCCGTTTTCATACAACGTAACAGGTCTGACAACTAATGCCGCCAGTCTCCCAATCAGCCACTAGGTGGTGCTCTAGTCTTTCTCACCAGTTGTAACAATGAATGCATCTCTTCCATTTTACAGCAAACAAGCAGCACCGTTCACTTGGGGCACCAGCAACTGAAAATGAACAGCTCATGGCAGCTTCGTATGAGGTTGACATTTTCCCAACCCCAATACATGCTGCCAGATACATTAGTGTTGCAGGGAAAAGCCCCTCAGAGCAAGGTTAGAGCGCTCTCAAAGTTGTGCGCCGCCTCGCAGGCTTGCACCACAAGGGTGAGAGGTCAAATGTGGTAACTCTGGACTAGGTCCATGTCTTTcctctgggctctgctggtagCCAGAACTATTGCCCATTGCTATTTGGATGCATTACTCTTGGTCAATAATCTAACATGAAGCTGAATGTAGTGCAACCCCACCAGTCCAACCCCCCGACCACACAGGCGTAAGGTCAGTTGTGTTTTTCGCCCTTGTGTGTAGTTTGTGATATCAGCAGGGTAAGCTGATCCTGGATGGCTGTGCCCACTGGCAGGTTCAAATATCCATACCCTGTTTGCTTCAAGTGGGCAGTGCGGGGTCACTGTGAGGCAGcgagggaggagggggagggttGTGAAGCAGGCCTATTGGGGGTTCTTGATTCCTAAACGTATCCTCCTGACAGAAAAGAGTGCAGGATGATGGAGTGACGGAGCGGGCAATGGGctaataaatgataaaaatacgAGCTTATAGACACTGATGATTATTATGTTCATGACGATGATGAAGAGTAGTGCTGATGACTGTGAGTAAGCAGGCCCCCGGCAGTCGCCTAGCTGTCACATTGAATACAGTACGTGATGTCTGCAGTCCTGATTGGTACTGACATCACACCAAGATGACTGTGATCTGCACAACATGCTCTGCTGTCCTGCACAAAGGATATTGTGTGCAGATGTGCATGTGTAATTCAAaggctgctgtttgtgtgtgtatgttttttgttttttttttgctttgttttttgtgagcATATTTCTCAAATAAATGCATGCTTAAGCACAAAACATGAACGTTTTTCTGAGCCTTTCGATTATTACTTCTGACAGCATGCTGTGCTGTATATAGAGTATGCATCTATTTCTACTCATTGAGCTTTTTGTTACACACCTTTCTTCTCCAGGCGTTTCATGTCCATAAGTTTCTCCACGCTGTGCGGGTCCTGGAGCCAGAGCTGCATGCGGACAAAGGGCTCCCTGCCCTTCAGGCTCAGCTTGTGCCAGGGTTTAGGCCTGGCCAGCAGGTCTGAGACAGAACCCTGAGTCAGACCCAGGATAGTCTCCCCAAACAGACGCTGACCTGGTTTGGAGAAAGAAAATGGAACCAGTTAAACTACACAGAAAAGTAAAACACCACAATTGAGCAtaagagcaaaaaacaaacaaaaaaaaaggtcttaCCCAGGTTATTATCGGTTAGCACCTCCTTAACCTTCTTGGTGATGGCATAGGTATCAAGCTCAGGAGACATTGCAACCATCTCCTGGATGCTCAGACCCGAGTGACCTGGTAGAGGCAGCGGGGTGCCCGGCTGAGACTCCCCACCTGAAGGATCCTCAGACGGAGGTTTGAGACTGGAGGACTGTGACGCAAGTGGGTCCCCAGCGAGACCATTGACAGATTCTTCAGCTGAACTAAGGGGGGACTCTGGAGCGGGGCTGCAGCTTGCTGATGTCTTGGGAGTACCCTCTGCTCGAGCACGACACACAGAATGAGAAAGATCGCACAGGTTAGGTGACGTGTAACTACGCGAGGCGACACTAGTTTCATCTCCTCTCCCTGCTGGGTTCAGGAGGGACTTCAGTCAAATTACATTGACTAATTTAACTCCTGTTGAACAAACAGCAAAGGTGCTTAAGTTTTCAGTTTGAAGCCTTTTTGGCTTCCTTCTCCTATTCCTTCATCTccctgtttctgtctgtgtagTGCCgctgtgcagctcagcaggCTGGAAGAGAGCAGTCATGAGGAGCTGTCAGTGTACATTAGCTGCTGTTTACACCcccagagagaaaaagagacacaCACGTGCGTgtacgcacatgcacacatgcgcgcagacacacacatgcagagctGCCATCTGGCGCTGCAACACTAACTTGTCTATGACATGACAAACCAGCAGCTTGCTGGCTGACACTGCCACAGCACTGGGGATGTGGGGGACGAGGGGGATGGTGGAAGGAGAAGTGAGCGGGAGGGGGGGAGACGGTGGGTGGGATGGAAGCAAGAAGGACGAgggggatgaggaggaggagggcggGTGGGGTGAGTGACAGAGTGACAGTAACAACTAGCCACTAGCTCTAATCAGGCTTTCAGAGTAGTGTTCCAGCATAATATATGGTGTGTGTCGGTGTGTGTATTTGCATGTGATTTGTTTACCTTGGTTCTGAGTCTGCTGGATGTGTGCGTTTTGCCCCTGGTCTCCGTTGAGCCAAGGCTGCATACGGAGGTACGCCTCTCTGCTCCTCTGGTTCAACTTGTTCCACGGTTTGTGTCGAGACAGACTGTCGGTCAGTATACCCTAAACCCCGCGGATGGAGAAGAGTTCAGACGTGCAACCAATGGACAGTCGAAACAAAGCCATAAAACTCTGGAACTGCCCCTAAACCTCACCTCTTTAGAGTCCTCCTGGTTGTGGTTCTCTTCTACTGTCTGGCTGGACATGGTCCTTCGTGGATCCGTCTGCATGTTGCTCCACCACTGCTCTCTCCAGTAACCTGCTCCTCCGGCACTTCCGGAGCGGGACAGTCCCTCTGAGCTCCGACCCATCCTGAGAGCTCCGTCAGCAGACATGTCGACCCCCGAAGAGCCGCGGCCCTCTCTCTTCACGCTGGAGCTAAAGTCCAGAATTGGAGACGGGGATGAGGGCGAGGACAAGAGGGAGCTGGGAGGTTTCTTAAGGGAAAGGGCCAGGGGGTTGTAAGGGGGGAGCGGGGCGGTAAGAGATGAGCTCAGGATGTCCCTCTGTGATAGTGACGCTGATGACGAAGAGGAAGATGAGGCTTTAAGGATGGGCTCCAGTGCGGCCTGTTGGGCTTCCATCTCCCTGCGAGCTTGTTCTAAGATGGAGCGGATGGCTTCGTCTGATCCACTCCCCCCTCCGCTTCCTattccacctccacctcccccTTTCAGTCCTGCATAGGACGGTTGAGCATGAGACAAGTCtacagagaggagaaaaacgGCCTTCATTACAGACACAGCCATCATGGGCACCGTAAATGCCCCGGAGAAGACggggggggaaaaaattaaataaataactccAACTTACCAGCTTTCTGCACCTGCAGCTCTCTTTTGGCCTGCTCCAGTATGGACTTGATAGCTTCATCAGAACCTGCCTCTGGGGTGCGCACACGAGCGGTGATGTTACCTGCAAAGACAGGATGAGGGAATGGGAGGAGACGGAATACCTCGTCAGATTAAAACGCTGGGAAAACTAACAGAACAGATAAAGAGGAGACGCTGATGGAACCTACGAGAACGTCGAAGAATTACACCATAGCACAGCACAAAGAACAACATTCCCACCACTGAGCTTCAAGGCAACTACACTGGAGGGATTGTCATAATTTCTCGGGTCCCTTTGGAGCTTACACATGCACACGTGCTGCAGGGTTCGTATAGTAAATACTCCCCGCAGAATAACAACTACCAATAAAATCCCTAAATACACATGCTGGCTTTTCCTTTGACGCAAGTCACTGAAACTGTGCGGTTACCTTCAAGGCACATTTATATCTGTATGCCTGCCCGCAATTAATATATGGCAACATaggcacacacaacacagaaacATCCCAACACAAACATGCCACACAGACAGAACGTGCTAGAATCTCCGTGTGTGAAGGGGACAGACCTGTGTGTGAAGCTGTATCGGAGAGGGTTCTCCGCTTCGGAGCGTCCTGAAACACTCGGCTAAGCTGGGGCTGGCCTGAGCCCTCTGTTAAAAACAATATACCACACACTATGTTACAgcacttgtgtgtttttttccttttacagctAGACTAAATGGTGCCTTACAATGCTCTGCAAACATAGTAAGTGTCTGTTCCATCCAATGCACATTATATAGTACCATAAATGCATTGATCTTAACCATCTGTGGCCGAAGTAGGATTCAAACTTCTACCTCCAACACTAATATTAAAGCCACCACAGAGACGGGCTTGTGGCAGCTTTCAAACATGGGAATACTAACATGGACCATCTACGACTCGCTGGCAAATtgtgttatattttttatgtacCTCTGAGACCAACTTCAATCAGCAATGTCTTGATGCGTTAAGAAAGGCAAGCCCAGGCTAATCGAATCTACCCGTAGTTAACAGTACCCCTGCCTTTCTCCTAGTTCCCACCGATCAATAGTATTGATGTGTGAAAGGTTTCTGTATTGACCACGATAGCTAGGAGAGGCTCTTGGGATCAGTGCGTGACTAGGAGCTCATTCAAAAAACACAGGTGTGGCACAGAATGGGAGttaggaaagagaaagaaaaataaaaaagctagTCCATATTGACAAGCTAATCAATTGCTCTGTGCAGGgctttacacacatacacacaacatgcaagacacacacactcccccacGCGCAGACAATAATACAGGAAcgcagactcacctctctgccgTCCCTGGATGCTGCGCAGAGCGAGGATGTTCTGCTCATCGGCGAGGAACTGCCTCATCTTGTGGAACGGCTCCTTCCCCCTGATGGTTAGCTTGTTCCACGGCTTTGGTCTGGCCAGGATCTCGCTGACTGATCCCTGGGACAGTCCCAGCACATAATGACCAAACACACGCTGACCAATGTTGTGCTTGATCAGCTGCTCTTTCACTTGCCGAGCAATCTCCGCTGTGTCCATGTCCTCCCCGTCCAAAACACTTCCTGTATTAGCATCAGAGTGGCTTGGTGATGGGGAGGGGGCGCTGCCAGCTGTACTGCTCCCGTTAACAGGAGCCATGTCAGGGCTGGCTGGAGGTGGCTGGGGGCTGCTGGCTGCCAGAGGGATGGCAGCAGACCCTGAGCCAGGGGTGGAGGTAGGGATGGAGCTGAGGGTTGGCGTGAAGGGGGTGAACAGTAGAGCCCCACTGGGGATTCCAGAGGACTCCTGCAAGGCTTTTGAGTAGAAGGTCTGGAGCAGCTGCCGCTGAATCAAGGAGTTCAAAGCCATCTTACCACCCACCAGAGGGAAGACGGGGGAGTAGAAGTCCTGTCCAATGCCCGTAGGAGCGAAAGGGAGcgtttcactgctgctgctgctgctggtggtcgTGGCAGTGTTGAGGGGGTCCGTGTGAGTGCGAGACAGGgggagctgtgaggaggacggaagagagggagggggaggagggggtgAGGAAGAGGGGTCGCTTGGCGCGGTCTCCTCCTTCGTTGTGGACTCTTCTGTCCCTTTTCGCCCGGCTGACCCTACAAGAAAGGTCAGACACACCATGCATTATGGGGGGAGTCAACAAAAAAGGGGTTCCAAaacgagagagaaaaaaataaaataacaaatgttGAAAGTTATCTTAATCAAGTCTTTTTCAAATTAGTGaactctgttttccttttttgccaACCCCCCCAGGCAAGTGCCCATGCATTTGTGATTTCAACCTTTCTTGTAAGCCACAgcctggagggaaaaaaaaaggacaaacaaaacaattgaCACTGTGCCACTTAGGCAGATTAGCTTGGCCCAGGGCTCAgtctctttttccctctctctctgttgcaGGCAAAGCAGAAGTAACTGGACAGAGCAAGATGATGTCCTTAGATAGCCAATACACCAAGTCCTCTTCCATGCTGCTGCAGTGTGTTCTTACACACCGATTTATTCCATTGTAGGTGCAGTAACATAGTTTTTAGTCCAGAAAAATACATCcaggtgaaaaaaataaataaataaaaaaaaacttctgaaaTTAGTTTGGCTTAACAGAAAAAAGACGCCTGTCACCAAAAGACAGACTGCACAGCTCTGCTGACTCAAAACAAAGGCCCTCGGCTGCTTGTTTCCTAAAGAGTTCTactgaatacatttttatattcaccagaacaaatacagacaaaaaatatattttctcaGTCTTGTAACTACTAGAACCCATCTTGATAATAATCGCTGGGAGAAATATTATTCTAATGCATAACCATTGAGACTTAACATGATTGAGTAAGACAGTACGCTCCTCTCACTGTGAATGTTAATCAATTCAAAGCTATTCAGCTATTCATGCCTAAAGCCATGACATTTCAAACCCATAAACACTGTTGCAGAGGGCAAGAGTCCTAATGTCGGGGGCATTGCACGTCGTCCTCGTTCTTGTGTAATGCGGCTCCGTTACCGTTCAGGTTGACCTCCTGCTGGGGTATTTACAAAACACCAAAGATGCCTTTTCCTCCCTTCCGTGAAGAGCGGGACTACAGCAGCAACATTTCCAAACCATGAGAAAGTTTTGCATgacttttacatttatatttttttcaaccAATGAACCTGTACATGTGGGTTGCTGTGGTGCAAATAATTCCGCAAACATTACGAGATAAGTATTCTCAGAGAAAGACAATCTATATGCACACAAGCTTGTATGCACTTCCCTGACGACTTGAACTGCAGCTAAAGCCTCATAATCTCCCTTGACCTTCTCtcggttttttttgttttgttttgtgaaagCAGTTTGTCCGGTGTCGATGAACCCGATCCTTACAGCAACACAAGACTTACCGCTCAGCTCGGTGTTGGCGATGCGCAAAGCGGCGCTCTCCGATTGAAGACTTCGGTTCCTCTCCAGTAACAGCACCTCCAGGGGTTTGGATGAGTCCTGGCAGAAAGGAGATCAGGAACAGAGGGGGAAATTAAAGCTTTTGACACAGCTTTTCTGCAGCCTCTCCTCTCAGATGGTCATGTTTACTGATCTAGTTGTGCAATTTTTGCTTTGTCAATAACTTAGTGGCTGCTACCTAAGGTCTACAGTCTGCTGCTTAGTCTTACCTGCACAGAGTCAGATGCTCCAAACTCCATAGCCTTGAGGATACTGAGAaaggagggagggaaaaaagcaAGCATGAGAAAACTAGcaaatatacacaaacacacagcatgcCAACTTTTCTAtgtctttctttttaatgacaAAGAGCGAGACTGA harbors:
- the cux1b gene encoding homeobox protein cut-like 1 isoform X1 yields the protein MAANAGSMFQYWKRFDLQQLQKELDVTATQLANRQDESEQSRKKLIDLSREFKKNTPEDLRKQVAPLLKSFQGEIDALSKRSKEAEAAFLNVYKKIIDVPDPVPVLELAQQLQLKLQRMHDIETENTKLRETLEDYNKEFAEVKNQEVTIKALKEKIREYEQSLKNQAENLAQEKQLQLHNDYAEKERKLQESQDSMSSRLEEAEQKARSLQTALETTQAELFDLKTKYDEESTAKADEIEILMTDLERANQRAEAAQREAESLREQLSLSSQSQQLSSPAKADPNTEQSEEVASHSNLEAELRAKERETAQLVEDVQRLQASLTKLRETTSSQISQLEQQLNSKSEVLKELEEKLQKQADYEEVKKELSILKAMEFGASDSVQDSSKPLEVLLLERNRSLQSESAALRIANTELSGSAGRKGTEESTTKEETAPSDPSSSPPPPPPSLPSSSQLPLSRTHTDPLNTATTTSSSSSSETLPFAPTGIGQDFYSPVFPLVGGKMALNSLIQRQLLQTFYSKALQESSGIPSGALLFTPFTPTLSSIPTSTPGSGSAAIPLAASSPQPPPASPDMAPVNGSSTAGSAPSPSPSHSDANTGSVLDGEDMDTAEIARQVKEQLIKHNIGQRVFGHYVLGLSQGSVSEILARPKPWNKLTIRGKEPFHKMRQFLADEQNILALRSIQGRQREGSGQPQLSRVFQDAPKRRTLSDTASHTGNITARVRTPEAGSDEAIKSILEQAKRELQVQKADLSHAQPSYAGLKGGGGGGIGSGGGSGSDEAIRSILEQARREMEAQQAALEPILKASSSSSSSASLSQRDILSSSLTAPLPPYNPLALSLKKPPSSLLSSPSSPSPILDFSSSVKREGRGSSGVDMSADGALRMGRSSEGLSRSGSAGGAGYWREQWWSNMQTDPRRTMSSQTVEENHNQEDSKEGILTDSLSRHKPWNKLNQRSREAYLRMQPWLNGDQGQNAHIQQTQNQEGTPKTSASCSPAPESPLSSAEESVNGLAGDPLASQSSSLKPPSEDPSGGESQPGTPLPLPGHSGLSIQEMVAMSPELDTYAITKKVKEVLTDNNLGQRLFGETILGLTQGSVSDLLARPKPWHKLSLKGREPFVRMQLWLQDPHSVEKLMDMKRLEKKAYMKRRLSSLSDGHSVDGGLVGSEYMQGSQSPGQQQLKKPRVVLGPEEKEALKKAYQQKPYPSPKTIEELASQLNLKTSTVINWFHNYRSRIRRELFIEEIQAAGGVGPGSEAGSPSLRGSKSGEGDSCDGTESEGTVETRQSLGIGLEDHRGACKDHDMEAESEAGGSNNSPAQLDCTATGLAGPGSSGGQGGLGLFSLTEASSSSSASSTNIPASGPARNPRDNNLRKKKAANLNNIIHRLEKAASKEDPSEWEF
- the cux1b gene encoding homeobox protein cut-like 1 isoform X2 encodes the protein MAANAGSMFQYWKRFDLQQLQKELDVTATQLANRQDESEQSRKKLIDLSREFKKNTPEDLRKQVAPLLKSFQGEIDALSKRSKEAEAAFLNVYKKIIDVPDPVPVLELAQQLQLKLQRMHDIETENTKLRETLEDYNKEFAEVKNQEVTIKALKEKIREYEQSLKNQAENLAQEKQLQLHNDYAEKERKLQESQDSMSSRLEEAEQKARSLQTALETTQAELFDLKTKYDEESTAKADEIEILMTDLERANQRAEAAQREAESLREQLSLSSQSQQLSSPAKADPNTEQSEEVASHSNLEAELRAKERETAQLVEDVQRLQASLTKLRETTSSQISQLEQQLNSKSEVLKELEEKLQKQADYEEVKKELSILKAMEFGASDSVQDSSKPLEVLLLERNRSLQSESAALRIANTELSGSAGRKGTEESTTKEETAPSDPSSSPPPPPPSLPSSSQLPLSRTHTDPLNTATTTSSSSSSETLPFAPTGIGQDFYSPVFPLVGGKMALNSLIQRQLLQTFYSKALQESSGIPSGALLFTPFTPTLSSIPTSTPGSGSAAIPLAASSPQPPPASPDMAPVNGSSTAGSAPSPSPSHSDANTGSVLDGEDMDTAEIARQVKEQLIKHNIGQRVFGHYVLGLSQGSVSEILARPKPWNKLTIRGKEPFHKMRQFLADEQNILALRSIQGRQRGNITARVRTPEAGSDEAIKSILEQAKRELQVQKADLSHAQPSYAGLKGGGGGGIGSGGGSGSDEAIRSILEQARREMEAQQAALEPILKASSSSSSSASLSQRDILSSSLTAPLPPYNPLALSLKKPPSSLLSSPSSPSPILDFSSSVKREGRGSSGVDMSADGALRMGRSSEGLSRSGSAGGAGYWREQWWSNMQTDPRRTMSSQTVEENHNQEDSKEGILTDSLSRHKPWNKLNQRSREAYLRMQPWLNGDQGQNAHIQQTQNQEGTPKTSASCSPAPESPLSSAEESVNGLAGDPLASQSSSLKPPSEDPSGGESQPGTPLPLPGHSGLSIQEMVAMSPELDTYAITKKVKEVLTDNNLGQRLFGETILGLTQGSVSDLLARPKPWHKLSLKGREPFVRMQLWLQDPHSVEKLMDMKRLEKKAYMKRRLSSLSDGHSVDGGLVGSEYMQGSQSPGQQQLKKPRVVLGPEEKEALKKAYQQKPYPSPKTIEELASQLNLKTSTVINWFHNYRSRIRRELFIEEIQAAGGVGPGSEAGSPSLRGSKSGEGDSCDGTESEGTVETRQSLGIGLEDHRGACKDHDMEAESEAGGSNNSPAQLDCTATGLAGPGSSGGQGGLGLFSLTEASSSSSASSTNIPASGPARNPRDNNLRKKKAANLNNIIHRLEKAASKEDPSEWEF